The proteins below are encoded in one region of Limnohabitans sp. 63ED37-2:
- a CDS encoding serine hydrolase, giving the protein MSLKPVSNFLSPKSWLRIAVLAFSVGLVTIVSGQLSLAYAQNAKQTPSNAQKSKKNSAKSAGPHKVQNAKNSGPSKNKLAKSADRKPTTAKATLNTRNFKATDNARPIRASFGQMAGLHATSDALGLHSSVALVVDQQTQEVLYSKNNHAVLPIASLTKLMTGLVIAEANLPMDERIRITQDDVDTEKGSTSRLAVGTELSRGELMHLSLMSSENRAAHALGRTFPGGMDTFVNRMNQRARALGMKDTRYVEPTGLSSQNQSSASDLAVLAAKAYDEPILRELSTSHGREIAVGRKTLQYNNTNGLVKSPQWDIGLQKTGYISEAGRCLVMQAQVAGRNLIMVFLDSAGKFSRIGDAERVRKWLEQKSSMDNRSLETMTQMPG; this is encoded by the coding sequence ATGTCGCTGAAACCCGTTTCCAATTTTCTTTCGCCCAAATCTTGGTTGCGCATTGCTGTTTTGGCGTTCAGCGTCGGTCTGGTCACCATCGTGTCGGGTCAGTTGAGCTTGGCTTACGCACAAAATGCAAAACAGACACCTTCGAATGCACAAAAAAGCAAAAAGAATTCAGCGAAGTCGGCAGGCCCACACAAGGTTCAAAACGCTAAAAATTCGGGTCCCAGCAAAAATAAATTAGCCAAGTCTGCAGACCGTAAACCCACAACAGCTAAAGCGACCCTGAACACCAGAAACTTCAAAGCCACTGACAATGCTCGCCCGATTCGCGCATCGTTTGGTCAAATGGCTGGCTTGCACGCCACTTCAGACGCCTTGGGTCTGCACTCCAGCGTCGCATTGGTGGTGGACCAACAGACCCAGGAAGTTCTTTACAGCAAAAACAACCATGCGGTCTTGCCGATTGCATCCTTGACCAAGTTGATGACAGGCTTGGTCATTGCAGAGGCCAATTTGCCCATGGACGAGCGCATCCGCATCACCCAGGACGACGTGGACACGGAAAAGGGAAGCACTTCCCGCTTGGCCGTGGGCACCGAGCTCAGCCGGGGCGAATTGATGCATCTGTCCCTCATGTCCAGTGAAAACCGTGCTGCCCACGCCTTGGGGCGTACTTTTCCGGGCGGCATGGACACATTTGTCAACCGAATGAACCAGCGGGCCCGGGCTTTGGGCATGAAGGACACACGTTATGTGGAGCCAACGGGTCTGTCCAGCCAGAACCAGTCCAGTGCCAGTGACTTGGCCGTTTTGGCCGCCAAAGCCTACGACGAGCCGATCCTGCGCGAGTTGTCCACCTCGCATGGCCGTGAGATCGCTGTGGGTCGCAAAACACTCCAATACAACAACACCAATGGCTTGGTCAAAAGCCCGCAGTGGGACATTGGTCTGCAAAAGACCGGTTACATCTCTGAGGCCGGTCGTTGCCTGGTCATGCAAGCCCAAGTGGCAGGCCGCAATCTGATCATGGTTTTTCTGGATTCAGCGGGCAAGTTCAGCCGAATTGGCGATGCGGAACGTGTGCGCAAGTGGCTTGAGCAAAAGTCGTCCATGGACAACCGCTCTTTGGAAACCATGACCCAAATGCCGGGCTGA
- a CDS encoding 2-isopropylmalate synthase, translating into MTDKLIIFDTTLRDGEQSPGASMTRDEKLRIARQLERLRVDVIEAGFAASSNGDFEAVKSIADVIKDSTICSLSRANDRDIARAAEALKGANSGRIHTFIATSPLHMEKKLRMTPDQVFEQAKQSVRFARNLVGDVEFSPEDGYRSDMDFLCRILEAVIAEGATTINVPDTVGYAVPELYGEFIRTLRERIPNSDKAIWSVHCHNDLGMAVANSLAGVKIGGARQVECTINGLGERAGNCSLEEVVMAVKTRRDYFGLDIGIDTSHIVAASRMVSQTTGFVVQPNKAVVGANAFAHASGIHQDGVLKARDTYEIMRAEDVGWSTNKIVLGKLSGRNAFKQRLQDLGVTLDSETEINNAFAKFKELADRKSEIFDEDILALVSDESVTAEKEQYGFVSMSQHSETGERPHASVVFTVAGKEVQTQSDGNGPVDASLKAIESHIKSGAEMVLYSVNAISGSTESQGEVTVRLQNSGRVVNGVGSDPDIVVASAKAYLSALNKLQSKADRVAAQG; encoded by the coding sequence ATGACTGACAAACTGATTATTTTCGACACCACCTTGCGCGATGGCGAGCAGTCGCCCGGTGCCTCCATGACACGCGACGAAAAGCTGCGCATTGCCCGCCAGCTGGAGCGTCTGCGCGTGGACGTGATCGAAGCCGGTTTTGCGGCCAGCTCCAATGGCGATTTCGAGGCCGTCAAAAGCATTGCCGATGTGATCAAGGACTCCACCATTTGCTCTTTGTCGCGTGCCAATGACCGTGACATTGCTCGCGCGGCTGAAGCCCTCAAGGGGGCCAACAGCGGGCGCATCCACACCTTCATTGCCACGTCCCCGTTGCACATGGAAAAGAAGCTGCGCATGACACCCGACCAGGTGTTTGAGCAGGCCAAGCAGTCGGTGCGATTTGCCCGCAATTTGGTGGGCGATGTGGAGTTCAGCCCAGAGGACGGCTATCGCAGCGACATGGACTTTTTGTGCCGCATTCTGGAAGCGGTGATCGCTGAAGGCGCCACCACCATCAACGTGCCCGACACCGTTGGGTATGCCGTGCCAGAGTTGTATGGCGAGTTCATCCGCACCTTGCGCGAGCGCATTCCCAACTCGGACAAAGCGATTTGGTCGGTGCATTGCCACAACGACCTGGGCATGGCGGTGGCCAACTCCTTGGCCGGTGTGAAGATCGGCGGCGCCCGCCAAGTCGAATGCACCATCAACGGCTTGGGCGAACGTGCGGGCAATTGCTCGCTCGAAGAAGTGGTCATGGCCGTCAAGACGCGCCGCGACTACTTTGGCCTCGACATCGGCATTGACACCAGCCACATCGTCGCCGCCAGCCGCATGGTCAGCCAGACCACCGGTTTTGTGGTGCAGCCCAACAAGGCGGTGGTCGGCGCCAACGCCTTTGCCCACGCCTCAGGCATTCACCAAGATGGCGTGCTCAAGGCACGTGACACCTATGAAATCATGCGTGCAGAAGACGTGGGTTGGAGCACCAACAAGATCGTCTTGGGCAAACTCAGCGGCCGCAACGCGTTCAAACAGCGTTTGCAAGACCTGGGTGTCACCTTGGACAGCGAAACCGAAATCAACAATGCGTTTGCCAAATTCAAAGAATTGGCCGACCGCAAGAGCGAGATTTTTGACGAAGACATCCTTGCCTTGGTCAGCGACGAGAGCGTGACGGCTGAAAAAGAGCAGTACGGTTTTGTCTCCATGTCGCAGCACAGCGAGACGGGTGAGCGTCCTCATGCCAGCGTGGTGTTCACGGTAGCCGGCAAAGAGGTGCAAACCCAGTCCGACGGCAATGGGCCGGTGGATGCCTCGCTCAAAGCCATTGAGTCACACATCAAGAGCGGTGCCGAAATGGTGCTGTATTCGGTCAATGCCATCAGCGGTTCGACCGAAAGCCAAGGTGAAGTGACCGTGCGGCTGCAAAACAGTGGTCGCGTGGTCAACGGGGTTGGCTCTGATCCAGACATTGTGGTGGCCTCGGCCAAAGCCTACCTGAGTGCACTCAATAAATTGCAGAGCAAAGCGGATCGGGTGGCTGCTCAGGGTTAA
- the pssA gene encoding CDP-diacylglycerol--serine O-phosphatidyltransferase, which yields MNKANNTAEDAEGPAPVRKPSKGIYMLPNMITLAALFAGFYAIVMAINGRFDLATVGIFSAMVLDSLDGRVARMTNTQSAFGEQMDSLSDMVSFGAAPALIAYVWTLKELGRWGWIAAFVYCACAALRLARFNVNTGVVDKRYFQGLPSPAAAALVMGFVWIMFENAVPAKAVSWGMFAVCLFAGLTMVTNVPFYSFKDMHMKKSVPFATLVLVALGIAAVNIDPPTVLFGMFVAYGLSGYVVYVWRKAKGQPTSMISTSTDEPDERGLHQ from the coding sequence ATGAACAAAGCCAACAACACCGCTGAAGACGCAGAGGGCCCAGCACCGGTACGCAAACCCTCTAAGGGCATTTACATGTTGCCCAACATGATCACTTTGGCGGCTCTGTTTGCGGGCTTTTATGCCATCGTCATGGCCATCAATGGCCGATTTGATTTGGCCACCGTGGGCATCTTCAGCGCCATGGTGCTCGACAGCCTGGACGGTCGCGTGGCCCGCATGACCAACACCCAAAGCGCCTTTGGTGAGCAAATGGATTCGTTGTCTGACATGGTGTCTTTCGGCGCTGCGCCTGCTTTGATCGCCTATGTCTGGACCTTGAAGGAACTGGGCCGCTGGGGCTGGATTGCGGCTTTTGTGTACTGCGCTTGTGCGGCGCTGCGCTTGGCACGCTTCAATGTCAACACGGGTGTGGTCGACAAGCGTTATTTCCAGGGCCTGCCCTCGCCAGCGGCTGCGGCTTTGGTCATGGGTTTTGTGTGGATCATGTTTGAAAACGCTGTGCCCGCCAAAGCCGTGTCTTGGGGCATGTTTGCCGTGTGCCTGTTTGCGGGCCTGACCATGGTGACCAATGTGCCGTTTTACAGTTTCAAGGACATGCACATGAAAAAGAGCGTGCCTTTTGCCACGCTGGTGCTGGTGGCTTTGGGCATTGCGGCCGTGAACATTGATCCACCGACGGTGTTGTTCGGTATGTTTGTGGCTTACGGCTTGAGTGGTTATGTGGTTTATGTCTGGCGCAAAGCCAAAGGCCAGCCCACGAGCATGATCAGCACCTCCACCGACGAGCCCGATGAACGGGGCTTGCACCAGTGA
- the ilvC gene encoding ketol-acid reductoisomerase has translation MKVFYDKDCDLSVIKGKTVAIIGYGSQGHAHAQNLNDSGVKVVVGLRKGGASWDKVGKAGLTVMEVNDAVKAADVVMILLPDEQIADVYNNNVAPHIKQGASLAFAHGFNVHYNQVVPREDLDVWMVAPKAPGHTVRNTYTQGGGVPHLVAIHQDKSGKARALALSYAMANGGGKAGIIETNFKEETETDLFGEQAVLCGGAVELIKMGYETLVEAGYAPEMAYFECLHELKLIVDLIYEGGIGNMNYSISNNAEYGEYVTGPEVINAQSREAMRNALKRIQTGEYAKMFILEGRTNYPSMTARRRLTSEHSIEVVGAQLRAMMPWIAKNKLVDKTRN, from the coding sequence GTGAAAGTTTTTTACGACAAAGATTGTGATCTGAGCGTCATCAAGGGCAAGACTGTTGCCATCATTGGTTACGGCTCGCAAGGCCACGCCCACGCCCAGAACCTGAACGACAGCGGCGTCAAAGTGGTGGTCGGTCTGCGCAAAGGCGGCGCATCATGGGACAAAGTCGGCAAAGCCGGTTTGACCGTGATGGAAGTCAACGACGCTGTCAAAGCCGCTGACGTGGTCATGATCTTGTTGCCCGACGAGCAAATCGCCGACGTGTACAACAACAACGTGGCGCCCCACATCAAGCAAGGCGCTTCTTTGGCGTTTGCTCACGGTTTCAACGTGCACTACAACCAAGTGGTGCCCCGTGAAGACTTGGACGTGTGGATGGTCGCCCCTAAGGCCCCTGGCCACACCGTGCGAAATACCTACACTCAAGGCGGCGGCGTGCCCCACTTGGTGGCGATTCACCAGGACAAGAGTGGCAAGGCCCGCGCTTTGGCCCTGAGCTACGCCATGGCCAACGGTGGCGGCAAGGCTGGCATCATCGAGACCAACTTCAAAGAAGAGACCGAAACCGACTTGTTCGGTGAGCAGGCTGTTCTGTGCGGTGGCGCGGTTGAGCTGATCAAGATGGGTTACGAGACCTTGGTGGAAGCCGGTTACGCCCCTGAAATGGCTTACTTCGAGTGCTTGCACGAGTTGAAGCTGATCGTGGACCTGATCTACGAAGGCGGCATCGGCAACATGAACTACTCGATCTCGAACAACGCCGAGTACGGCGAGTACGTGACCGGTCCTGAAGTCATCAACGCGCAGTCGCGCGAAGCCATGCGCAATGCCTTGAAGCGCATCCAGACGGGTGAATACGCCAAGATGTTCATCTTGGAAGGCCGCACCAACTACCCCAGCATGACGGCCCGCCGTCGCCTGACTTCCGAGCACTCCATCGAAGTTGTGGGCGCACAATTGCGCGCCATGATGCCTTGGATCGCCAAGAACAAGCTGGTTGACAAGACCCGCAACTGA
- the ilvN gene encoding acetolactate synthase small subunit, whose product MKHIIAVLIENEAGALSRVVGLFSARGYNIESLTVAPTEDPSLSRMTIQTAGSDDVIEQITKHLNRLIEVVKVVDLTEGAYTERELMLVKVRAVGKEREEMKRMADIFRGRVIDVTDKSYTIELTGDQSKNDAFLEAIDRSAILETVRTGACGIGRGERILRV is encoded by the coding sequence ATGAAACACATCATCGCTGTATTGATTGAAAACGAAGCGGGCGCTTTGTCCCGCGTGGTGGGGCTGTTTTCGGCCCGCGGCTACAACATCGAGTCCTTGACCGTGGCCCCGACCGAAGACCCCAGCTTGTCGCGCATGACCATCCAGACCGCAGGGTCGGATGACGTGATCGAGCAAATCACCAAACACTTGAACCGCCTCATTGAGGTGGTCAAGGTCGTGGACCTGACCGAAGGTGCTTACACCGAGCGCGAGTTGATGCTTGTGAAGGTGCGTGCCGTGGGCAAGGAACGCGAGGAAATGAAACGCATGGCCGACATCTTCCGTGGCCGTGTGATTGATGTCACCGACAAGAGCTACACGATTGAGCTCACCGGTGACCAATCGAAGAACGACGCCTTTTTGGAGGCGATCGACCGCAGTGCCATCTTGGAGACCGTGCGCACAGGTGCATGCGGTATCGGGCGCGGCGAGCGCATCCTGCGCGTCTAA
- a CDS encoding acetolactate synthase 3 catalytic subunit produces the protein MEINKAEMASAASVASSGQELRGAEILVKALQAENVEFVWGYPGGAVLHIYDAFYKQETIQHVLVRHEQAAVHAADGYARATGEVGVALVTSGPGLTNAVTGIATAYMDSIPMVIISGQVPTAAIGLDAFQECDTVGITRPIVKHNFLVKDAGDMAEVMKKAFHIARTGRPGPVVVDVPKDVSFNKTLYTGYPDKVEMRSYNPVRKGHGGQIRKAMQLLMSAKRPYIYTGGGVLLSNASPELRALVDMLNFPVTNTLMGLGAFPATDRRFLGMLGMHGTLEANNAMQNCDVLLAVGARFDDRVIGNPKHFAQNERKIIHIDIDPSSISKRVKVDVPIVGDVKDVLTELMGMIRESGLKPDSQALAQWWETVEGWRKRDCMKYDHQNSLVIKPQKVIETLWDMTKDADAYITSDVGQHQMWAAQYYKFNEPRRWINSGGLGTMGVGIPYAMGIKLAKPDSEVYCVTGEGSVQMCIQELSTCLQYNTPIKIVALNNGYLGMVRQWQEIDYSGRYSHSYMDALPNFVKLAEAYGHVGILVEKPEDVEPALREARRLKDRTVFLDIRTDPTENVFPMVQAGKGITEMLMGAEDL, from the coding sequence ATGGAAATCAATAAAGCCGAAATGGCATCCGCTGCGTCCGTCGCTTCTTCTGGTCAAGAACTGCGTGGGGCCGAAATTCTGGTCAAGGCGCTCCAGGCCGAAAACGTCGAGTTTGTCTGGGGTTACCCCGGTGGGGCTGTGCTCCACATCTACGACGCTTTTTACAAACAAGAAACCATCCAGCACGTTCTGGTGCGTCACGAGCAAGCCGCCGTGCACGCCGCCGACGGCTATGCCCGCGCCACAGGCGAAGTGGGTGTCGCTTTGGTCACTTCTGGCCCCGGCCTGACCAATGCCGTGACCGGCATCGCGACCGCCTACATGGACAGCATCCCCATGGTCATCATCAGTGGTCAGGTGCCCACTGCGGCCATTGGCCTCGATGCCTTCCAGGAGTGCGACACCGTGGGCATTACGCGACCCATCGTCAAGCACAACTTCTTGGTCAAAGACGCAGGGGACATGGCCGAGGTCATGAAAAAAGCCTTCCACATTGCCCGCACTGGCCGTCCCGGCCCGGTGGTGGTGGATGTGCCCAAGGACGTGTCGTTCAACAAAACGCTGTACACCGGCTATCCCGATAAAGTCGAGATGCGCTCGTACAACCCGGTGCGCAAAGGCCACGGCGGCCAGATTCGCAAGGCCATGCAGCTGTTGATGTCGGCCAAGCGCCCCTACATCTACACCGGTGGTGGTGTGCTGCTGAGCAACGCCAGCCCCGAGTTGCGTGCTTTGGTGGACATGCTCAATTTCCCGGTCACCAACACCTTGATGGGTTTGGGGGCGTTTCCGGCGACTGACCGGCGTTTCTTGGGCATGCTGGGCATGCACGGCACGCTGGAGGCCAACAATGCCATGCAAAACTGCGATGTTTTGCTGGCCGTGGGCGCCCGTTTTGACGACCGCGTGATTGGCAACCCCAAGCACTTTGCGCAAAACGAACGCAAAATCATCCACATCGACATCGACCCCTCCAGCATCTCCAAGCGTGTGAAGGTGGATGTGCCGATCGTGGGCGATGTGAAAGACGTGTTGACCGAGTTGATGGGCATGATCCGCGAATCCGGCCTCAAGCCCGACAGCCAGGCCCTGGCGCAGTGGTGGGAAACCGTCGAAGGCTGGCGTAAACGCGACTGCATGAAGTACGACCACCAAAACAGCTTGGTCATCAAGCCACAAAAGGTCATCGAGACCCTATGGGACATGACCAAAGATGCCGACGCGTACATCACCTCCGATGTGGGTCAGCACCAAATGTGGGCTGCTCAGTATTACAAGTTCAATGAACCACGCCGCTGGATCAACTCCGGTGGTCTGGGCACCATGGGCGTGGGCATCCCTTACGCCATGGGCATCAAACTGGCCAAGCCCGACAGCGAGGTGTATTGCGTGACGGGTGAAGGCTCGGTGCAAATGTGCATCCAGGAACTCTCGACTTGCCTGCAATACAACACGCCCATCAAAATTGTGGCTCTGAACAACGGTTACTTGGGCATGGTGCGCCAGTGGCAGGAGATCGATTACTCCGGTCGCTACAGCCACAGCTACATGGATGCTTTGCCCAATTTCGTGAAGTTGGCCGAGGCCTATGGCCACGTCGGCATCTTGGTTGAAAAGCCTGAGGATGTGGAGCCCGCTTTGCGCGAAGCACGCAGGCTCAAGGACCGCACGGTTTTCCTGGACATCCGCACGGACCCCACCGAAAACGTGTTCCCCATGGTTCAGGCTGGCAAAGGCATCACCGAGATGCTGATGGGCGCTGAAGATCTTTAA
- a CDS encoding RNA polymerase sigma factor yields the protein MASDTDISDFLKSVEKKAFKRAFYHVGDEEGALDIVQDSMIKLCTHYADKPAQELPLLFQRILSNTVLDWFRRRKTRNALFSNLDDFDHRDDLGDFDLLEVTTGDADAPASQSAEQWLGRVQTLEHIEKAIMTLPARQREAFLLRYWEELDVAETAAVMGCSEGSVKTHCSRAIQSLSKTLALQGMNP from the coding sequence TTGGCCTCGGACACCGACATTTCTGACTTCCTCAAAAGCGTGGAGAAAAAAGCCTTCAAACGGGCTTTCTACCACGTGGGTGACGAGGAAGGGGCGCTGGACATCGTGCAAGACAGCATGATCAAGCTGTGCACCCACTACGCCGACAAACCGGCCCAAGAACTGCCGCTGTTGTTCCAACGGATTTTGTCCAACACCGTGCTCGACTGGTTTCGCCGTCGCAAAACACGAAACGCCCTGTTTTCCAACCTGGATGATTTTGACCACCGCGATGACCTGGGCGACTTTGACTTGCTCGAAGTCACCACGGGCGACGCCGATGCCCCCGCCAGCCAAAGCGCCGAGCAGTGGCTTGGGCGGGTACAAACCTTGGAACACATTGAAAAAGCCATCATGACCTTGCCCGCACGTCAACGAGAAGCCTTCTTGCTGCGTTATTGGGAGGAGCTGGACGTGGCTGAAACCGCCGCCGTGATGGGCTGCTCAGAAGGCAGCGTCAAGACCCATTGTTCCCGCGCCATCCAGTCCTTGAGTAAAACCTTGGCCCTCCAAGGCATGAATCCATGA
- a CDS encoding DUF3619 family protein yields MKNSQTSATATTADMDLWGQTLAAQLNVPAQNVGHDIGERLRVARQTALKSRPMPQRLMRHSLAVQANGTLNGLPDEGLNLWRILVSALPLLALVLGLMLIQSLQRDLAESDIATLDSALLLDELPPVAYTDPGFVQFMKIQLHHDARND; encoded by the coding sequence ATGAAAAATTCCCAGACATCCGCCACTGCCACCACCGCCGACATGGACCTTTGGGGTCAGACCTTGGCCGCGCAATTGAACGTGCCCGCACAGAATGTGGGACACGACATCGGCGAGAGACTGCGTGTGGCACGCCAAACGGCCTTGAAGTCCCGACCCATGCCGCAACGTCTGATGCGCCACAGCCTTGCCGTCCAAGCCAACGGCACCCTCAACGGGCTGCCCGACGAGGGCCTTAACCTTTGGCGCATCTTGGTCTCTGCTTTGCCTTTGTTGGCTTTGGTGTTGGGCCTGATGCTCATTCAGAGCTTGCAACGCGACTTGGCTGAGTCCGACATCGCCACCCTCGATTCCGCCCTGTTGCTCGACGAATTGCCACCCGTCGCCTACACCGACCCGGGTTTTGTGCAATTCATGAAAATTCAGCTCCACCACGACGCGCGAAATGACTGA
- a CDS encoding DUF3106 domain-containing protein: MPVWAQTPPPPSALAPSDTPTSLPSLSEAASAHPVTQADSAFSATPALGPSLQPPSAASGASGSDTSAWPSLSKRQQQALAPLAEKWQEMTAQQRQKWLALSRNFFQLSDEEQQTLHSRMREWAALSPRQRSQARFHFNTMQSLSAQDKRAQWEAYQALSEQEKSKLSSGPKPPAKSVARSFAPPSTRLVSPPLLPVNATRAVQRVAPSKPIHPKTLLPQPS, translated from the coding sequence ATGCCCGTTTGGGCGCAAACCCCGCCCCCCCCTTCAGCATTGGCCCCTTCTGACACCCCCACTTCATTGCCCAGCTTGTCGGAAGCGGCCAGTGCTCATCCCGTCACCCAAGCCGACTCTGCATTTTCCGCAACACCAGCCCTCGGTCCCAGCTTGCAGCCCCCCTCGGCCGCCAGCGGTGCCTCCGGCTCGGACACGAGCGCTTGGCCATCGTTGAGCAAACGCCAACAACAAGCCCTCGCCCCTTTGGCTGAAAAATGGCAAGAAATGACGGCTCAGCAACGCCAAAAATGGCTGGCACTGTCCAGAAATTTTTTCCAACTCTCGGATGAGGAACAACAGACCCTTCACAGCCGCATGCGTGAATGGGCGGCGCTCAGCCCTCGCCAGCGCAGCCAGGCGCGTTTCCATTTCAACACGATGCAATCCCTGTCTGCACAGGACAAACGTGCTCAGTGGGAGGCTTACCAGGCTCTGTCTGAACAGGAAAAAAGCAAGCTGTCCTCCGGCCCCAAGCCCCCTGCCAAAAGCGTCGCCCGCAGCTTTGCGCCGCCCAGCACCCGCTTGGTCAGTCCCCCACTGTTGCCGGTCAACGCCACACGGGCGGTACAGCGGGTCGCGCCCTCCAAGCCAATTCACCCCAAAACCTTGCTGCCTCAGCCCTCTTGA
- a CDS encoding RDD family protein — MTQRVPDSPTPPASLPADTDPLTAPSLKRRMACWLYEGMLLFGVVFIAGYLFSSLSQTRHALDNRPGLQAFLFLILGIYFTWFWHRGQTLAMKTWHIRVVSATGQPLSQRRALLRYVLSWLWFLPPLLLTLPFGLSAAAVGWLTVGWVLVWALLSRFHAQKQFWHDVWAGTRLITSR, encoded by the coding sequence ATGACTCAGCGCGTGCCCGACTCCCCGACGCCCCCAGCATCCCTGCCCGCCGATACCGACCCACTGACTGCCCCATCACTCAAACGCCGCATGGCTTGCTGGCTGTATGAGGGCATGTTGCTTTTTGGCGTCGTGTTCATTGCGGGCTATCTGTTCAGCAGCCTGAGTCAAACCCGCCACGCCCTGGACAACCGTCCCGGCCTGCAGGCATTCCTGTTTTTGATTTTGGGCATTTACTTCACCTGGTTTTGGCACCGAGGCCAGACCCTGGCCATGAAAACCTGGCACATCCGCGTGGTCTCGGCCACTGGGCAACCCTTGAGCCAGCGCCGCGCCTTGTTGCGCTATGTGCTGAGCTGGCTCTGGTTTTTACCCCCCCTCTTGCTGACCTTGCCCTTTGGCCTGTCCGCCGCCGCAGTCGGCTGGCTGACCGTGGGCTGGGTCCTGGTCTGGGCCTTGCTCAGCCGTTTTCATGCCCAAAAACAGTTTTGGCACGACGTCTGGGCCGGTACCCGCCTCATCACCTCGCGCTGA
- a CDS encoding TIGR00730 family Rossman fold protein, giving the protein MSTTDSTFDGPAPAFSICVYCGSKPGNSPEFAQIAVQVGTWIGAHGGQLVYGGGRNGLMGLVAEATLAAGGTVVGIIPTALVEKEWAHHGCTELHVVDTMHERKRLMAEKADAFLALPGGIGTFEELFEVWTWRQLGYHDKPVGILNSLGYYDTLMAFIGQVVKEGFMADWQTGLVRVGTAPEVLLQALVEAAGFAPAAKTELL; this is encoded by the coding sequence ATGTCGACCACGGACTCCACCTTTGACGGGCCTGCACCTGCTTTCTCCATCTGCGTCTATTGCGGCTCCAAACCCGGCAACTCACCTGAATTCGCGCAAATCGCCGTCCAAGTGGGCACCTGGATCGGTGCGCACGGCGGCCAATTGGTCTATGGCGGTGGTCGCAATGGCCTGATGGGCCTGGTGGCAGAGGCCACACTGGCTGCAGGCGGCACCGTGGTCGGCATCATCCCCACTGCGCTGGTGGAAAAAGAATGGGCGCACCACGGCTGCACCGAGCTGCATGTGGTGGACACCATGCACGAGCGCAAACGCCTGATGGCCGAAAAAGCCGACGCGTTTTTGGCCTTGCCCGGAGGCATTGGCACCTTCGAGGAGCTGTTTGAAGTCTGGACCTGGCGCCAGCTGGGATACCACGACAAACCCGTGGGCATCTTGAACAGCCTAGGTTACTACGACACCCTGATGGCCTTCATTGGCCAAGTGGTGAAAGAGGGCTTCATGGCCGACTGGCAAACCGGTCTGGTCCGCGTTGGGACCGCGCCCGAGGTCTTGCTGCAGGCCTTGGTGGAAGCGGCGGGATTTGCACCAGCCGCCAAAACCGAACTGCTTTGA
- a CDS encoding P-II family nitrogen regulator has translation MKQITAVIKPFKLEEVREALAECGVTGLTVTEVKGFGRQKGHTELYRGAEYVVDFLPKVKVEVVVKNDDVDSCVDAIIKAARTGKIGDGKIFVTSVERVVRIRTGEQDETAI, from the coding sequence ATGAAACAGATCACCGCCGTCATCAAGCCTTTCAAACTGGAAGAAGTGCGCGAAGCCTTGGCCGAATGCGGCGTGACGGGTCTGACAGTGACCGAAGTCAAGGGTTTTGGCCGCCAAAAAGGCCACACCGAGTTGTACCGTGGCGCCGAATACGTGGTCGACTTTTTGCCCAAGGTCAAGGTCGAGGTGGTGGTGAAGAACGACGATGTGGACAGCTGCGTGGACGCCATCATCAAGGCGGCTCGCACCGGCAAGATCGGTGACGGCAAGATTTTTGTCACCTCGGTGGAGCGCGTGGTGCGCATCCGCACGGGTGAGCAGGACGAAACCGCCATTTGA